One stretch of Saccharopolyspora erythraea DNA includes these proteins:
- a CDS encoding GAF and ANTAR domain-containing protein gives MADETDYYDFARALASVARRLAGTPDVAAALRAITQAAVTEAPGVDYAGISWVERRREVTAQAPTHELVAYCDQLQTELGEGPCLQAIRSQNTVVVDDLANDPRWPAFAARAVERGVRSVLSLRLFVGRETFGALNLYSRSPGQFGERVRIVGELFAALAAVVISGKLREDQLSQALLSRDVIGQAKGILMQRYAITAEEAFDRLIATSQSANMKVREVSAKLVGRDGSDLSDDRAGPGVGS, from the coding sequence ATGGCAGACGAGACCGACTACTACGACTTCGCCCGGGCACTGGCTTCGGTAGCACGCCGGCTGGCGGGCACACCCGACGTGGCAGCCGCATTGCGGGCGATCACCCAGGCTGCGGTGACCGAGGCGCCCGGGGTGGACTACGCGGGGATCAGCTGGGTCGAGCGCCGCCGCGAAGTGACTGCGCAGGCCCCGACGCACGAGCTGGTGGCCTATTGCGACCAGCTGCAAACCGAGCTCGGCGAGGGGCCGTGCCTGCAAGCCATCCGCTCGCAGAACACGGTGGTCGTCGACGACCTGGCAAACGATCCCCGGTGGCCGGCGTTCGCCGCGCGTGCGGTCGAGCGAGGGGTGCGCAGCGTGCTCTCGCTTCGGCTGTTCGTCGGACGGGAGACCTTCGGCGCGCTCAACCTCTACTCGCGCAGCCCCGGCCAGTTCGGCGAGCGTGTGCGCATCGTCGGTGAGCTGTTCGCCGCGCTGGCCGCGGTGGTGATCTCCGGCAAGCTCCGGGAGGACCAGCTCAGCCAAGCGCTGCTGAGCCGGGATGTGATCGGCCAGGCCAAGGGCATCCTCATGCAGCGGTACGCGATCACCGCCGAGGAGGCCTTCGACCGGCTCATCGCAACCTCCCAATCGGCCAACATGAAGGTGCGCGAGGTCTCCGCCAAGCTGGTCGGCCGCGACGGCTCGGACCTGTCGGACGACCGCGCCGGACCAGGGGTTGGTTCCTGA
- a CDS encoding IclR family transcriptional regulator: MRRDLEERAVRPDAGANSVLGKVQLILDAFGPDDEHLSLTELSRRSGVAKASVHRLAQELLQWGVLERRGSDYWLGMRLFEIGQRVPRQRILREAARPYMEDLYHATNETIHLAVLDGLHVLYLEKVSGHGQVSRPSRVAGRMPLHCTATGKVFLAFGPPSLVDEVMATPFERLTPHTVAAPGILVQELTRARAAGYAVEHEQTRIGYLSVAIPLVGATGATMGALSVTAPVFRADVDKYAGLLAMVSRRVTKTITAMSSSGHS, from the coding sequence ATGCGACGTGACCTCGAGGAACGGGCGGTGCGGCCCGACGCCGGCGCGAACAGCGTGCTCGGCAAGGTGCAGCTCATCCTCGATGCCTTCGGCCCCGACGACGAGCACCTGAGCCTCACCGAGCTCTCGCGGCGCTCCGGGGTCGCCAAGGCATCGGTCCACCGCCTCGCCCAGGAGCTGCTGCAGTGGGGCGTGCTCGAGCGGCGGGGATCGGACTACTGGCTCGGGATGCGGCTGTTCGAGATCGGCCAGCGGGTGCCGCGGCAACGAATCCTGCGCGAGGCCGCCCGGCCCTACATGGAGGACCTCTACCACGCCACGAACGAGACCATCCACCTCGCGGTGCTCGACGGCCTGCACGTGCTGTACCTGGAGAAGGTCTCCGGACACGGGCAGGTAAGCCGCCCGTCCAGGGTCGCGGGCCGGATGCCGCTGCACTGCACCGCCACCGGCAAGGTGTTCCTTGCCTTCGGGCCTCCTTCACTCGTCGACGAGGTGATGGCCACACCGTTCGAGCGGCTCACGCCGCACACCGTCGCCGCGCCGGGAATCCTGGTGCAGGAGCTCACGCGCGCCCGCGCCGCCGGCTACGCCGTCGAGCACGAACAGACCCGCATCGGCTACCTCAGCGTCGCGATCCCCCTCGTCGGCGCCACCGGCGCGACCATGGGCGCGCTGTCGGTGACCGCACCCGTCTTCCGCGCCGACGTGGACAAGTACGCGGGACTGCTCGCCATGGTGAGCCGCCGCGTCACCAAGACCATCACCGCCATGAGCTCCAGCGGCCACTCCTGA
- a CDS encoding quinone oxidoreductase family protein yields the protein MRAARFHAWGAPPAVDDVPEPVREQGRVLVEVQAGAVAHLDATIAGGDFKMRPELPYIGGVEGAGVVLESDDDSGFEPGCQVMLRGGGLGMLRDGTWTERVSVSPKALTRLNTPLPPEVAATFFVPATTAHVVLHDVARLEAGEEVIVVGAAGAVGSMVAQQAMAAGATVIGVVGREDQLADVPDGAEAVATTSPDAVTRLAEARSASLLVDTLGGEDLVGRTRWVSQGGRAVVIGYVAGTGVSIDLPSWLLDDVALLPVNMIRREHRAREVAGELVEKLSAGELHVAVQQFDLADAAAALDELRAGRLRGRAVVTPHGLG from the coding sequence ATGCGGGCCGCCAGGTTCCACGCGTGGGGCGCACCGCCGGCCGTCGACGACGTGCCGGAGCCCGTCCGCGAGCAGGGGCGGGTGCTGGTCGAGGTCCAGGCGGGCGCCGTCGCTCACCTCGACGCCACCATCGCGGGCGGAGACTTCAAGATGCGGCCCGAACTGCCCTACATCGGAGGTGTCGAAGGGGCCGGTGTCGTCCTGGAGTCCGATGACGACTCCGGTTTCGAGCCCGGATGCCAGGTGATGCTGCGCGGCGGTGGTCTGGGCATGCTCCGGGACGGCACCTGGACCGAGCGCGTCAGCGTGTCGCCGAAGGCGTTGACCCGGCTCAACACACCGCTGCCGCCCGAGGTCGCGGCGACCTTCTTCGTCCCGGCCACCACCGCCCACGTGGTGCTGCACGACGTCGCCCGGCTCGAGGCGGGCGAGGAGGTCATCGTCGTGGGCGCGGCAGGCGCGGTCGGCTCGATGGTCGCGCAACAGGCCATGGCGGCCGGCGCCACCGTCATCGGCGTGGTCGGACGTGAGGACCAGCTGGCGGACGTGCCCGACGGCGCCGAGGCGGTGGCCACGACCTCGCCCGACGCCGTGACCCGGCTGGCCGAGGCGCGATCGGCCTCGCTGCTGGTCGACACCCTCGGCGGCGAGGACCTCGTCGGGCGCACCCGCTGGGTGAGCCAGGGCGGCCGCGCGGTGGTGATCGGGTATGTCGCCGGGACCGGGGTCTCCATCGACCTGCCGTCCTGGCTGCTCGACGACGTGGCGTTGCTCCCGGTGAACATGATCAGGCGAGAGCACCGCGCCAGGGAGGTGGCGGGCGAGCTGGTCGAGAAGCTCTCAGCCGGAGAGCTGCACGTCGCGGTCCAGCAGTTCGACCTCGCCGACGCCGCCGCGGCACTCGACGAGCTGAGGGCGGGACGCCTCCGGGGCCGAGCGGTGGTCACCCCGCATGGCCTGGGATAG
- a CDS encoding alpha/beta fold hydrolase, with translation MSIWTELSPIAHRVEYVDAGGVPTRSLRAGNPDAQAVIFLHGTSGHLEAFARNIVAHAEYDLHAIDMLGHGYTGKPDRPYEIADYVEHLLAYLDAVGVEQAHIVGESLGGWVGARTAIEHPHRVLSLQLLCAGGTVARPEVMERIRNSTKQAVSSDDVELTRKRMRLLMADDADATEELVEVRHAIYHEPDFVANVDNLLSLQDMERRQRNLLRPEHLARITQPTLIVWGRQNPFGEVPEASAMHEAIPGSQLELFDECGHWPQHEQAGQYNPISLAFLRKAAA, from the coding sequence ATGAGCATCTGGACCGAACTGAGCCCGATCGCCCACCGAGTCGAGTACGTCGACGCGGGCGGCGTCCCGACCCGTTCGCTGCGCGCCGGCAACCCCGACGCCCAGGCCGTGATCTTCCTGCACGGCACCAGCGGGCACCTCGAAGCGTTCGCCCGCAACATCGTCGCCCACGCCGAGTACGACCTGCACGCCATCGACATGCTGGGCCACGGGTACACCGGCAAGCCCGACCGCCCCTACGAGATCGCCGACTACGTCGAGCACCTGCTCGCCTACCTCGACGCGGTCGGCGTCGAGCAGGCCCACATCGTCGGGGAGTCCCTCGGCGGCTGGGTCGGGGCGCGCACCGCGATCGAACACCCGCACCGCGTGCTGAGCCTGCAACTGCTGTGCGCCGGAGGCACCGTCGCCCGCCCGGAGGTCATGGAGCGCATCCGCAACAGCACGAAGCAGGCGGTCTCCAGCGACGACGTGGAGCTGACCCGCAAGCGGATGCGGCTGCTCATGGCCGACGACGCCGACGCCACCGAGGAGCTGGTCGAGGTCCGGCACGCGATCTACCACGAGCCCGACTTCGTCGCCAACGTCGACAACCTGCTGTCCCTGCAGGACATGGAGCGCCGCCAGCGCAACCTGCTCCGGCCGGAGCACCTCGCGCGCATCACCCAGCCGACGCTCATCGTCTGGGGGCGGCAGAACCCGTTCGGCGAGGTGCCGGAGGCGTCGGCGATGCACGAGGCCATCCCGGGCTCGCAACTGGAGCTGTTCGACGAGTGCGGGCACTGGCCCCAGCACGAGCAGGCCGGCCAGTACAACCCGATCAGCCTGGCGTTCCTGCGCAAGGCGGCGGCCTGA
- a CDS encoding alpha/beta fold hydrolase, giving the protein MTPPPESHYADGGGIRYHYHDLGSGSDTVFLHGGGPGCTAWSDFGPVAPLFAADRRCLLVDIQQYGKSAKSRITGPMWDHHAAKTVALLDTLGVERADFVCNSWGGTIALNLAAKYPDRVGALVVTGSMPVFYGPLAPLPEGGRRGRNARDVYYGGEGPTREKMRQLITRLEWYDGDELPAETLDLRYQQSLDPGERELAAMSDSPRGEWQDLTGELGRIQAPVLFVWGMHDAFLTPDYPLMLARMVPRGNLHVMDRVSHHPQEERPNAFHAVVTGFLDSLLPTFAHAAERATTP; this is encoded by the coding sequence ATGACACCACCGCCCGAAAGCCACTACGCGGACGGAGGCGGAATCCGCTACCACTACCACGACCTCGGTAGCGGCTCCGACACCGTCTTCCTGCACGGTGGCGGCCCCGGCTGCACCGCGTGGAGCGACTTCGGACCGGTCGCGCCGCTGTTCGCCGCCGACCGCCGCTGCCTGCTGGTGGACATCCAGCAGTACGGCAAGTCGGCGAAGTCGCGCATCACCGGCCCGATGTGGGACCACCACGCGGCCAAGACCGTGGCACTGCTCGACACCCTCGGCGTGGAGCGCGCCGACTTCGTCTGCAACTCGTGGGGCGGCACCATCGCGCTCAACCTCGCCGCGAAGTACCCGGACCGGGTCGGCGCCCTGGTGGTGACCGGGAGCATGCCGGTGTTCTACGGCCCTCTCGCGCCGCTTCCCGAAGGCGGACGCCGCGGTCGCAACGCCCGCGACGTCTACTACGGAGGCGAGGGGCCGACGCGCGAGAAGATGCGTCAGCTGATCACCAGGCTCGAATGGTACGACGGTGACGAGCTGCCGGCGGAAACGCTGGATCTCCGGTACCAGCAGAGCCTCGACCCCGGAGAACGGGAACTCGCCGCGATGTCGGACTCACCACGCGGCGAATGGCAGGACCTCACCGGGGAACTCGGGCGGATCCAGGCACCCGTGCTGTTCGTCTGGGGCATGCACGACGCCTTCCTCACCCCGGACTACCCGCTGATGCTGGCCCGCATGGTGCCGCGGGGAAACCTGCACGTCATGGACCGCGTGTCCCACCACCCGCAGGAGGAACGCCCGAACGCCTTCCACGCGGTGGTGACCGGGTTCCTGGACTCACTGCTCCCCACATTCGCTCACGCAGCCGAAAGAGCCACCACACCATGA
- a CDS encoding M20 family metallopeptidase, producing MTRTGPAEQHEALARVLEHVTEDRLREAARSVTAVPSPTGREAPLAGLLSRRLAAAGFQATTQHLDEFQANAVGRLHGRGGGADLMLYAPIDTLTTGTPELDVPWIGPQLRPDMLSEARDEGPFVSGLGASNPKGHAACVLVVAEALGSVGPELPGDVVVAFGAGGMPTNAIEAPTYPARANTGHGVGCSFLLERGWHTDHAVIAKPGDFVAHEEVGLCWFEITVPGIHTYSGSRHRLPYRNPVVTAAEVVTRLEAWLADYPARHRTATAAPQGVIGSIAGGWERMPAVTPAVCRIRLDLRIAPGVTPLAAKRELAAYVAHLSAELEADLEVELVLAIPGSHTPPTAPIVRTAVSAWEQTAGTPHQPVPDNSGATDSNILRARGIPSVRIGMPKVTTEEFEVDFSRGMNTVDVRAMRRLCEVLARIALSATGSQAPGE from the coding sequence ATGACCCGCACCGGCCCCGCGGAGCAGCACGAAGCGCTGGCGCGAGTGCTGGAGCACGTCACCGAGGACCGGCTCCGGGAAGCCGCGCGCTCGGTGACCGCGGTGCCGAGCCCGACCGGCCGCGAGGCTCCGCTGGCCGGCCTGCTCTCGCGGCGCCTGGCGGCCGCCGGGTTCCAGGCCACGACCCAGCATCTCGACGAGTTCCAGGCCAACGCGGTCGGCAGGCTCCACGGGCGCGGTGGTGGTGCGGATCTGATGCTCTACGCACCGATCGACACGCTCACCACCGGGACCCCCGAGCTCGACGTGCCGTGGATCGGCCCGCAACTGCGACCCGACATGCTGTCCGAGGCCCGCGACGAGGGGCCGTTCGTGTCGGGTCTCGGCGCCAGCAACCCGAAAGGCCACGCGGCGTGCGTCCTGGTGGTCGCCGAGGCGCTGGGATCCGTCGGCCCGGAGCTGCCCGGCGACGTCGTCGTGGCATTCGGCGCCGGCGGCATGCCCACCAACGCGATCGAGGCCCCGACATACCCGGCACGGGCCAACACCGGCCACGGCGTCGGCTGCTCGTTCCTGCTGGAGCGCGGGTGGCACACCGACCACGCCGTGATCGCCAAGCCCGGCGACTTCGTGGCTCACGAGGAGGTGGGGCTGTGCTGGTTCGAGATCACCGTGCCCGGCATCCACACCTACTCCGGCAGCCGCCACCGGCTGCCCTACCGCAACCCGGTCGTCACCGCCGCCGAGGTGGTGACCAGGCTCGAAGCGTGGCTGGCCGACTACCCCGCCCGGCACCGGACCGCCACGGCCGCGCCGCAGGGTGTGATCGGGTCGATCGCGGGCGGATGGGAACGGATGCCCGCGGTCACGCCCGCGGTGTGCCGGATCCGGCTCGACCTGCGCATCGCCCCCGGGGTCACGCCGTTGGCGGCCAAACGGGAACTCGCGGCGTACGTGGCGCACCTGTCGGCCGAGCTTGAAGCCGACCTGGAAGTCGAGCTCGTGCTGGCGATACCCGGCAGTCACACCCCGCCCACCGCTCCGATCGTGCGCACCGCGGTCTCCGCGTGGGAGCAGACCGCCGGAACACCTCACCAGCCGGTGCCGGACAACAGCGGTGCGACCGACTCGAACATCCTGCGCGCCAGGGGAATTCCCTCTGTCCGCATCGGAATGCCGAAGGTGACCACGGAGGAGTTCGAGGTCGACTTCAGCCGCGGCATGAACACCGTCGACGTCCGTGCCATGCGCCGCCTCTGCGAGGTGCTGGCGCGCATCGCCCTGTCCGCCACCGGCAGCCAGGCCCCCGGCGAATGA
- a CDS encoding Rieske 2Fe-2S domain-containing protein has product MDARNGDSATTPRRRPSRLGKLPGRQDWSSWPHYQAAASGFRGYWYPVGYSSRFGSKPKQITLLGRKIVLIRDGGRVYALKDRCPHRGVPLSEGNQQFPGTISCPYHGWTFDLESGELKAAITDGPHSPICGKVVQPTYDVAERLGMVWVFVGDGEQAPPIDEQLPEELVGNAAVVGSRIQPREGNWRFACENGYDEGHAKYLHRTSLWRLFKPMPVWNETRIIQRGRWIYRVQEKQYWDADFPGLGRWSSQAWYKMKPPSKVGNIGNTSTHREVNPVIAAQEFPGFASVSMPGVLRIVYPTFIHYEFYVPVDNDNHLYVGVMASFDRGIRTIPFYLKYLGFVRWLFHGQFSAQDKWMVEVTDAPPEKLYRPDDSLLKWRKLAEDTCEERAERLRGEGIEPAAAPTEN; this is encoded by the coding sequence ATGGACGCAAGAAACGGGGACAGCGCCACCACACCCCGCCGACGCCCGTCGCGGCTGGGCAAGCTGCCGGGACGGCAGGACTGGTCGAGCTGGCCGCACTACCAGGCGGCAGCCTCGGGTTTCCGGGGTTACTGGTACCCCGTCGGCTATTCGTCGCGCTTCGGCAGCAAGCCGAAGCAGATCACGCTGCTCGGTCGCAAGATCGTGCTGATCCGCGACGGCGGCCGGGTGTACGCGCTGAAGGACCGCTGCCCGCACCGGGGCGTCCCGCTGAGCGAGGGCAACCAGCAGTTCCCGGGCACCATCTCCTGTCCCTACCACGGCTGGACCTTCGACCTGGAAAGCGGTGAGCTCAAGGCCGCCATCACCGACGGCCCGCACTCCCCCATCTGCGGCAAGGTGGTCCAGCCGACCTACGACGTCGCCGAACGGCTCGGCATGGTGTGGGTGTTCGTCGGCGACGGCGAGCAGGCCCCGCCCATCGACGAGCAGCTGCCCGAGGAGCTCGTCGGCAACGCCGCCGTGGTCGGCTCCCGCATCCAGCCGAGAGAGGGGAACTGGCGGTTCGCCTGCGAGAACGGCTACGACGAGGGGCACGCCAAGTACCTGCACCGCACCTCCCTGTGGCGGCTGTTCAAACCGATGCCGGTGTGGAACGAGACCCGGATCATCCAACGTGGACGGTGGATCTACCGCGTGCAGGAAAAGCAGTACTGGGACGCCGATTTCCCCGGGCTGGGCAGGTGGAGCAGCCAGGCCTGGTACAAGATGAAGCCGCCGAGCAAGGTCGGCAACATCGGCAACACCAGCACCCACCGCGAGGTGAACCCGGTGATCGCCGCCCAGGAGTTCCCCGGTTTCGCGTCGGTCAGCATGCCCGGCGTGCTGCGGATCGTGTACCCGACGTTCATCCACTACGAGTTCTACGTCCCGGTCGACAACGACAACCACCTCTACGTCGGTGTGATGGCGAGCTTCGACCGGGGCATCAGGACGATCCCCTTCTACCTCAAGTACCTCGGGTTCGTCCGCTGGCTGTTCCACGGCCAGTTCTCGGCGCAGGACAAGTGGATGGTCGAGGTGACCGACGCGCCGCCGGAGAAGCTCTACCGCCCGGACGACTCCCTGCTCAAGTGGCGCAAGCTCGCCGAGGACACGTGCGAGGAGCGGGCGGAGCGGCTGCGCGGCGAGGGCATCGAACCGGCCGCGGCACCGACCGAGAACTGA
- a CDS encoding NAD(P)/FAD-dependent oxidoreductase: protein MTTSPITTDILLVGAGPTGLYGAYCAGFRGLRTLVVDGLPQPGGQISALYPEKEIADVAGIPRMRGRDFVAALLEQAGRYEPEYLLGRQAVSLTRGPAGRPQVTLSDGQVVDAGAMVVTAGIGTFNPRPLPAGEEFLGRGLSYFVADPVAHAGQDVLVVGGGDSAVDWALALRAIARSVTLVHRRSAFRAHAANVTAVAASGTRIITDAEVEALTGDAAVRQARIRVRGEDRPQVLAVDSVIAALGFVSNLGPLADWGLDLRGRSILVDTRMRTSLDRVYAAGDVTEYEGKVRLMSVGFGEVATAVNNAAVRLDPELSLFPGHSTENS from the coding sequence ATGACCACATCGCCCATCACCACCGACATACTTCTGGTCGGCGCGGGCCCGACGGGCCTCTACGGTGCGTACTGCGCCGGTTTCCGCGGGCTGCGCACGCTCGTAGTCGACGGCCTGCCGCAACCCGGTGGGCAGATCTCCGCGTTGTACCCGGAGAAGGAGATCGCGGACGTGGCGGGAATCCCGCGGATGCGGGGCCGTGACTTCGTCGCCGCGTTGCTGGAGCAGGCCGGGAGGTACGAGCCGGAGTACCTGCTCGGCAGGCAGGCGGTGTCGTTGACCCGCGGCCCGGCGGGGCGGCCTCAGGTGACGCTGTCCGACGGGCAGGTCGTCGACGCCGGCGCGATGGTCGTCACCGCCGGGATCGGCACGTTCAACCCGCGTCCCCTGCCTGCAGGCGAGGAGTTCCTGGGACGCGGCCTGAGCTACTTCGTCGCCGACCCGGTCGCCCACGCCGGCCAGGACGTCCTGGTCGTGGGCGGTGGTGACAGCGCGGTGGACTGGGCGCTCGCGCTGCGGGCGATCGCCCGCTCGGTAACCCTGGTGCACCGCCGTTCGGCGTTCCGCGCGCACGCCGCGAACGTCACCGCCGTGGCCGCGTCGGGCACACGGATCATCACCGATGCCGAGGTCGAGGCGCTCACCGGCGACGCGGCGGTCCGCCAGGCGCGCATCCGGGTGCGTGGCGAGGACCGGCCGCAGGTGCTCGCCGTGGACAGCGTCATCGCGGCCCTGGGCTTCGTCAGCAACCTCGGCCCGCTCGCCGACTGGGGCCTGGACCTGCGAGGACGTTCCATCCTGGTCGACACCCGGATGCGCACCAGCCTCGACCGCGTCTACGCGGCCGGGGACGTCACCGAGTACGAGGGCAAGGTCCGCCTGATGTCGGTCGGCTTCGGGGAGGTCGCGACCGCGGTCAACAACGCCGCGGTGCGGCTCGACCCGGAGCTGTCCCTGTTTCCCGGTCACTCCACCGAGAACTCCTGA
- a CDS encoding indolepyruvate ferredoxin oxidoreductase subunit alpha yields the protein MAYVIGAGCVDVTDRACLDVCPVDCIYVGDRKSYINAAECIDCGACEPECPVDAIFADRKARSDESKAVFVADSIAFFEQALPGRDAPLGNPGGAAAVGEVGVDTPMVSAL from the coding sequence ATGGCCTACGTCATCGGAGCCGGCTGCGTCGACGTGACCGACCGCGCCTGCCTGGACGTCTGCCCCGTCGACTGCATCTACGTGGGCGACCGCAAGAGCTACATCAACGCCGCCGAGTGCATCGACTGCGGCGCGTGCGAACCCGAATGCCCGGTCGACGCGATCTTCGCCGACCGCAAGGCCCGCTCCGACGAGAGCAAGGCCGTGTTCGTCGCCGACTCGATCGCGTTCTTCGAGCAGGCGCTGCCGGGCCGGGATGCGCCCCTGGGCAACCCGGGCGGTGCCGCAGCCGTCGGGGAGGTGGGCGTCGACACGCCGATGGTCAGCGCCTTGTGA
- a CDS encoding enoyl-CoA hydratase/isomerase family protein: MSDRLSAPVLEVTREGGVATVRIDRPPANAVDPAVIAEFLAVLPPLVSDPEVRCLVITGTGRFFIAGADIAVMRDLSAANHAEMRRWIDVQRILELAPKPVVAAMNGHALGGGAELSLACDLRILSATASFGFPEIALGLFPGAGGSQRLPRLVGPHLAKRLMIEGSRLTPQRALELGLVDLVVDSDEFDGVVAEEARRLAAKPTAAIGLLKRVVDEGFGLPVEQALAHEEKGVHELIRTDDAAEGLQAFLDKRPPEFTGR, encoded by the coding sequence GTGAGTGATCGACTCTCAGCCCCGGTCCTGGAGGTCACCCGGGAAGGTGGCGTGGCCACCGTCCGGATCGACCGTCCACCGGCCAACGCCGTCGACCCGGCGGTGATCGCCGAGTTCCTCGCGGTGCTGCCGCCACTGGTGTCCGACCCCGAGGTCCGGTGCCTCGTCATCACGGGCACGGGCAGGTTCTTCATCGCAGGCGCCGACATCGCGGTGATGCGCGACCTCTCGGCGGCCAACCACGCCGAGATGCGGCGCTGGATCGACGTGCAACGAATTCTGGAGCTGGCCCCCAAACCCGTTGTCGCGGCGATGAACGGCCATGCCCTCGGCGGCGGGGCGGAGCTCTCGCTCGCCTGCGACCTGCGCATCCTGTCGGCTACCGCGAGCTTCGGGTTCCCGGAGATCGCGCTCGGCCTGTTCCCGGGAGCCGGCGGCAGCCAGCGCCTTCCCCGGCTGGTCGGCCCGCACCTGGCCAAACGGCTGATGATCGAGGGCAGCCGTCTCACGCCGCAGCGCGCGCTCGAGCTCGGACTGGTCGACCTGGTCGTGGATTCCGACGAGTTCGACGGCGTCGTGGCGGAGGAGGCACGGCGGCTGGCGGCCAAGCCGACCGCGGCGATCGGGCTGCTCAAGCGCGTCGTCGACGAGGGCTTCGGTCTGCCGGTCGAACAGGCCCTCGCCCACGAGGAGAAAGGTGTGCACGAGCTCATCCGGACCGATGACGCGGCCGAAGGGCTGCAGGCGTTCCTGGACAAGAGGCCACCCGAATTCACCGGCCGCTGA